From the genome of Chanos chanos chromosome 5, fChaCha1.1, whole genome shotgun sequence, one region includes:
- the shisal1b gene encoding protein shisa-like-1a, which produces MTVSNCQSLVAPVVVCLLLSTAAFSAHFRVCEPYADHKGRYHYGFHCPRLSDNKTHMFCCHHNNTAFKYCCNETEMQIVMQVNLTTNPESFAHSNYTALVGVWIYGFFVMVLLALDFVYYLAMRYELCQVYLEKWGLGRHWLKQARKQWNSAEPEEGELHMHPGNYDSQRPDQAQQHQSQARHSLRGDAQSTTVLAYHTSTTAW; this is translated from the exons ATGACCGTCTCTAACTGTCAGTCCCTTGTTGCCCCGGTGGTTGTCTGTCTCCTGCTGTCTACTGCAG caTTTTCAGCTCACTTTCGTGTTTGTGAGCCATATGCTGACCACAAGGGGCGGTATCATTATGGATTTCACTGTCCCCGTCTCTCTGACAACAAGACCCACATGTTCTGTTGTCACCATAACAACACAGCTTTCAAGTACTGCTGTAATGAGACCGAAATGCAGATTGTCATGCAAGTTAACTTGACAACCAATCCGGAGAGCTTCGCACACAG TAACTATACAGCATTGGTTGGTGTATGGATCTACGGATTTTTTGTCATGGTGCTGCTAGCACTGGACTTTGTCTACTACTTGGCCATGAGGTATGAACTGTGCCAGGTGTATCTGGAGAAATGGGGGCTGGGTAGGCACTGGCTAAAACAAGCCAGGAAGCAGTGGAACAGTGCTGAGCCCGAGGAGGGTGAGCTACACATGCACCCAGGCAACTATGACAGCCAGCGCCCTGACCAAGCCCAGCAGCACCAGTCACAAGCAAGACACAGTCTCAGAGGAGATGCTCAAAGTACCACAGTCCTTGCATACCATACATCCACCACTGCATGGTGA
- the tlr22 gene encoding toll-like receptor 22: MKKSVGSHTKYINLTFLVILQAGFFFAPAVSFSFENCTVSGIFNDSNSIKMLCYSMGFQKVPSQIPPDVNILVIAFNHISQFTSDDFGKLPNLIHLNASNNKISRIQDGSFRDLKNLRILDLSDNRLPEISGGMLHGLIQLSTLRLDGNHIKNIEHSAFMNLVNLNVVNLTNNKLQNIEKVQPVLHSPNLKELYIGSNNFSVFHSLNLTVISVSMQKLDLSSNPFLMFNVTDNIFPNLEYLDLSYCGQNGTIEWKITNRTFFSFLKTLNLSGVFITEEATRAVIQSFHGLYKLNLNNMAWKFLDLRNVCSSELRVLRLRNNKISTLKDNIFKPCSSLSELDLAGNKIFSLEPSIQMLPTLELLDLSRNNIKTLTCLDFANLTELRHLYLYSNKIGTVNACLFKDLKKLEVLKLGTNKLLTIAETFSHGPSSLKYLEVQYNKLSTIRKGTFKGLHSLQELDLNNNQIAEIEGHAFTGLVNLTKLLLSSNFLQVKTLNTPDVFSDMHNLQKLHLFSNKISFKSHDTLKRPPFMHLNSLAVLSINSQRHGLKKFPPKLLQGLSSLEMFYAGNLNIRNLPSDAFNSTPNLWFLDLSKNDLADTLSPEVFHPIPRLSKLIISKVQLQSLDFLFNARLSRLSVLRASKNVLDVINPTLIQSLPQLKYLDLQNNTFTCDCSNAWFLNWSMQNNDTQVIYLRQYTCSYPPAVRGMSLADLNIESCSLDLDFIFFTCSSAVVILTLVSSFVYNFLRWHVIYAFHLFLAFLYDSKRKQKQHEFQYDAFISYNVDDESWVLEELLPKLEGEQGWKLCLHHRDFQPGKPIIDNIVDGIYSSRKTICLITHSYLKSEWCSREIQLASFRLFDEQRDVLILVFLEDIPTCQLSPYYRMRKLVKKRTYISWPKPGEDTRVFWQKLRMALEAKESPNAENPVLSGTNVKCN, translated from the exons atgaaaaaatctGTAGGAAGCCACACAAAATACATCAACCTGACATTCCTTGTCATTCTGCAGGCTGGCTTCTTTTTTGCCCCAgctgtctcattctcttttgAAAACTGCACAGTCAGTGGGATTTTCAATGACTCTAACAGCATCAAGATGCTTTGTTACAGCATGGGCTTTCAAAAGGTTCCCTCACAGATTCCTCCTGATGTCAACATTTTAGTCATTGCATTCAATCATATATCACAATTCACATCAGACGATTTTGGGAAACTCCCTAACCTAATACATCTGAATGCATCCAACAACAAAATCTCAAGGATACAAGATGGCTCATttagagatttaaaaaatttaaGGATCCTTGATTTAAGTGATAACAGACTACCTGAAATCTCTGGTGGAATGCTGCATGGCTTGATACAGCTCTCAACACTGCGTCTGGATGGaaatcatattaaaaatattGAACACTCTGCTTTCATGAACCTCGTTAACTTAAATGTTGTAAATCTTACAAATAATAAGCTGCAAAACATTGAAAAAGTCCAGCCTGTATTACACTCTCCAAATTTAAAAGAACTATACATTGGAAGCAacaatttctctgttttccattcACTTAATTTAACTGTAATTTCCGTATCCATGCAAAAGCTAGATCTTTCTTCAAATCCATTTCTAATGTTCAATGTAACAGACAACATTTTTCCTAATCTTGAATACCTTGATCTCTCTTACTGTGGGCAAAATGGAACCATAGAATGGAAAATCACAAACAggacatttttcagttttttaaaaacgCTGAACTTGAGTGGTGTGTTCATAACAGAAGAAGCTACAAGGGCGGTGATTCAGTCTTTCCACGGCTTGTATAAACTGAACCTAAACAACATGGCATGGAAGTTTCTAGATTTGCGAAATGTATGCTCATCTGAGCTAAGAGTGCTACGACTGAGGAACAACAAAATCTCCACTTTAAAAGATAACATATTTAAGCCTTGTTCTAGTCTCTCAGAGCTTGATTTAGCAGGTAATAAAATTTTTTCATTGGAGCCATCAA TACAGATGCTGCCCACACTGGAGTTACTTGACCTAAGTCGAAATAATATCAAGACACTTACCTGCTTGGACTTTGCCAATTTGACAGAGCTACGACATCTTTATCTATACAGCAATAAAATTGGAACTGTGAATGCATGTCTGTTTAAAGACCTAAAAAAGCTTGAAGTGCTGAAATTgggaacaaacaaactgttgacAATTGCAGAAACTTTCAGTCATGGCCCATCGAGTCTGAAATACCTAGAGGTGCAGTATAACAAATTAAGTACAATTAGAAAAGGAACTTTTAAAGGACTGCATTCTCTTCAGGAATTGGATCTCAATAACAATCAGATTGCTGAGATTGAGGGCCACGCATTCACAGGACTTGTAAACCTGACTAAATTGTTGCTTTCGTCAAACTTTTTACAAGTGAAAACATTAAATACTCCAgatgtgttctcagacatgcaTAACCTACAGAAGCTACATTTGTTTAGTAATAAGATCTCATTCAAAAGCCATGACACCTTGAAACGTCCACCCTTCATGCACTTGAATTCCCTCGCTGTACTCTCTATTAACAGCCAGCGCCATGGCCTTAAAAAATTCCCCCCCAAACTTCTGCAAGGCCTGAGTTCCcttgaaatgttttatgcaGGAAACTTGAATATTCGTAATCTGCCTTCTGACGCATTCAACTCTACCCCCAACCTCTGGTTTTTGGACCTTTCCAAGAATGACCTAGCAGACACTCTCTCACCAGAAGTTTTCCATCCAATACCGAGACTAAGCAAACTCATTATTTCTAAAGTCCAGCTTCAGTCCTTGGACTTCCTGTTCAATGCAAGGCTTTCCAGGCTCTCAGTCCTGCGGGCCAGCAAAAATGTTCTGGATGTGATCAACCCGACCTTGATTCAGTCCCTACCTCAACTGAAGTATCTTGACCTACAGAACAACACCTTCACCTGTGACTGCAGTAATGCCTGGTTTCTCAACTGGTCTATGCAAAACAATGACACCCAGGTTATTTATCTGAGACAGTACACCTGCAGCTATCCACCAGCCGTCAGGGGAATGAGCCTGGCAGACCTGAATATTGAATCTTGCAGCTTGGATCTCGACTTTATCTTTTTTACCTGCAGCTCTGCTGTGGTCATCCTGACACTTGTCAGCTCTTTCGTCTACAACTTTTTACGATGGCATGTGATCTACGCATTCCACCTCTTTTTAGCTTTCCTTTATGACAGCAAGAGGAAGCAGAAACAACATGAATTTCAATATGATGCATTCATTTCATACAATGTTGATGATGAGTCATGGGTGCTGGAGGAACTGCTTCCCAAACTGGAAGGTGAGCAGGGCTGGAAACTCTGTTTGCACCACCGTGACTTCCAGCCAGGAAAACCTATCATTGACAACATTGTGGATGGTATATACAGCAGCCGTAAAACTATCTGCCTGATCACCCACAGCTACTTAAAGAGCGAATGGTGTTCCAGAGAGATCCAACTGGCAAGCTTCCGACTTTTTGATGAGCAGAGAGATGTGTTGATCTTAGTGTTTCTGGAGGACATTCCCACTTGCCAGCTATCTCCTTACTATCGGATGCGGAAGCTTGTGAAGAAGCGAACTTACATCAGCTGGCCAAAACCAGGGGAAGATACAAGAGTGTTTTGGCAGAAACTAAGAATGGCCTTGGAAGCTAAAGAAAGTCCCAATGCTGAGAATCCTGTGCTCTCTGGcacaaatgtaaaatgtaattaa